The proteins below are encoded in one region of Gadus macrocephalus chromosome 14, ASM3116895v1:
- the slc35c1 gene encoding GDP-fucose transporter 1 isoform X3, whose protein sequence is MAFTPEPGAPGETFLLRSMKIAAVVSSYWFISITMVFLNNHLLDNKDLDAPLFITFYQCLVTVGLCLLLQLLSSRCPTLIDFPSFKFDLKTSREVLPLSIVFISMITFNNLCLKNLGVAFYTVGRSLSTVFNVLLSYLILKQTTSVRALLCCGVILGGFWLGVDQEGLGGSLSWTGVFFGVLASACVSLNAIYTKKVMAAVEGNIWKLSFYNNVNACVLFVPLVLVFGELGHLARFSRLLEPSFWAMMTLGGVFGFAIGYVTGLQIKYTSPLTHNVSGTAKACAQTLIAVVYYHSSKGLLWWTSNLMVLGGSSAYTWVKSLEMKKVQQVPKDGDKEKLLPLGGAESSSAV, encoded by the exons ATGGCCTTCACTCCGGAGCCGGGCGCCCCCGGGGAGACCTTTCTGCTCCGGTCCATGAAGATAGCGGCCGTGGTGTCCTCCTACTGGTTCATCTCGATCACTATGGTGTTCCTCAACAACCACCTGCTGGATAACAAAGACCTGGACGCCCCGCTGTTCATCACCTTCTACCAGTGCCTGGTGACGGTGGGGCTGTGTCTGCTCCTGCAGCTCCTGTCCAGCAGATGTCCGACTCTCATCGACTTCCCTTCCTTCAAGTTCGACCTGAAGACCTCCCGGGAGGTGCTGCCGTTGTCTATCGTTTTCATAAGCATGATCACCTTCAACAACCTGTGTCTGAAGAACCTGGGAGTGGCCTTCTACACGGTGGGCCGGTCCCTTAGCACCGTGTTCAACGTGCTGCTGTCCTACCTCATCCTGAAGCAGACCACCTCCGTCAGGGCCCTGCTGTGCTGCGGGGTCATCCTGG GGGGCTTCTGGCTGGGGGTGGACCaggagggtctgggggggtctcTCTCCTGGACGGGGGTCTTCTTCGGGGTCCTGGCCAGCGCCTGCGTCTCTCTGAACGCCATCTACACCAAGAAGGTGATGGCCGCGGTGGAGGGCAACATCTGGAAGCTGTCCTTCTACAACAACGTCAACGCCTGCGTGCTGTTCGTGCCGCTGGTGCTGGTGTTCGGCGAGCTGGGCCACCTGGCGCGCTTCAGCCGGCTGCTGGAGCCCTCCTTCTGGGCCATGATGACGCTGGGCGGCGTCTTCGGCTTCGCCATCGGCTACGTCACAGGCCTGCAGATCAAGTACACCAGCCCGCTGACCCACAACGTGTCGGGCACGGCGAAGGCCTGCGCCCAGACGCTGATCGCCGTGGTGTACTACCACTCCTCCAAAGGCCTGCTGTGGTGGACCTCCAACCTCATGGTGCTGGGGGGGTCCTCGGCCTACACCTGGGTGAAGAGCCTGGAGATGAAGAAGGTGCAGCAGGTTCCCAAGGACGGggacaaggagaagctgctgccCCTGGGAGGGGCCGAGAGCAGCAGCGCTGTGTAG
- the slc35c1 gene encoding GDP-fucose transporter 1 isoform X2, with translation MNRIQLKRSNILKMAFTPEPGAPGETFLLRSMKIAAVVSSYWFISITMVFLNNHLLDNKDLDAPLFITFYQCLVTVGLCLLLQLLSSRCPTLIDFPSFKFDLKTSREVLPLSIVFISMITFNNLCLKNLGVAFYTVGRSLSTVFNVLLSYLILKQTTSVRALLCCGVILGGFWLGVDQEGLGGSLSWTGVFFGVLASACVSLNAIYTKKVMAAVEGNIWKLSFYNNVNACVLFVPLVLVFGELGHLARFSRLLEPSFWAMMTLGGVFGFAIGYVTGLQIKYTSPLTHNVSGTAKACAQTLIAVVYYHSSKGLLWWTSNLMVLGGSSAYTWVKSLEMKKVQQVPKDGDKEKLLPLGGAESSSAV, from the exons ATGAACAGGATCCAGCTGAAGCGCTCCAACATCTTGAAGATGGCCTTCACTCCGGAGCCGGGCGCCCCCGGGGAGACCTTTCTGCTCCGGTCCATGAAGATAGCGGCCGTGGTGTCCTCCTACTGGTTCATCTCGATCACTATGGTGTTCCTCAACAACCACCTGCTGGATAACAAAGACCTGGACGCCCCGCTGTTCATCACCTTCTACCAGTGCCTGGTGACGGTGGGGCTGTGTCTGCTCCTGCAGCTCCTGTCCAGCAGATGTCCGACTCTCATCGACTTCCCTTCCTTCAAGTTCGACCTGAAGACCTCCCGGGAGGTGCTGCCGTTGTCTATCGTTTTCATAAGCATGATCACCTTCAACAACCTGTGTCTGAAGAACCTGGGAGTGGCCTTCTACACGGTGGGCCGGTCCCTTAGCACCGTGTTCAACGTGCTGCTGTCCTACCTCATCCTGAAGCAGACCACCTCCGTCAGGGCCCTGCTGTGCTGCGGGGTCATCCTGG GGGGCTTCTGGCTGGGGGTGGACCaggagggtctgggggggtctcTCTCCTGGACGGGGGTCTTCTTCGGGGTCCTGGCCAGCGCCTGCGTCTCTCTGAACGCCATCTACACCAAGAAGGTGATGGCCGCGGTGGAGGGCAACATCTGGAAGCTGTCCTTCTACAACAACGTCAACGCCTGCGTGCTGTTCGTGCCGCTGGTGCTGGTGTTCGGCGAGCTGGGCCACCTGGCGCGCTTCAGCCGGCTGCTGGAGCCCTCCTTCTGGGCCATGATGACGCTGGGCGGCGTCTTCGGCTTCGCCATCGGCTACGTCACAGGCCTGCAGATCAAGTACACCAGCCCGCTGACCCACAACGTGTCGGGCACGGCGAAGGCCTGCGCCCAGACGCTGATCGCCGTGGTGTACTACCACTCCTCCAAAGGCCTGCTGTGGTGGACCTCCAACCTCATGGTGCTGGGGGGGTCCTCGGCCTACACCTGGGTGAAGAGCCTGGAGATGAAGAAGGTGCAGCAGGTTCCCAAGGACGGggacaaggagaagctgctgccCCTGGGAGGGGCCGAGAGCAGCAGCGCTGTGTAG
- the slc35c1 gene encoding GDP-fucose transporter 1 isoform X1 yields the protein MLRDWSETSSLQTVEHEARCLDIRIILIQLKRSNILKMAFTPEPGAPGETFLLRSMKIAAVVSSYWFISITMVFLNNHLLDNKDLDAPLFITFYQCLVTVGLCLLLQLLSSRCPTLIDFPSFKFDLKTSREVLPLSIVFISMITFNNLCLKNLGVAFYTVGRSLSTVFNVLLSYLILKQTTSVRALLCCGVILGGFWLGVDQEGLGGSLSWTGVFFGVLASACVSLNAIYTKKVMAAVEGNIWKLSFYNNVNACVLFVPLVLVFGELGHLARFSRLLEPSFWAMMTLGGVFGFAIGYVTGLQIKYTSPLTHNVSGTAKACAQTLIAVVYYHSSKGLLWWTSNLMVLGGSSAYTWVKSLEMKKVQQVPKDGDKEKLLPLGGAESSSAV from the exons GATCCAGCTGAAGCGCTCCAACATCTTGAAGATGGCCTTCACTCCGGAGCCGGGCGCCCCCGGGGAGACCTTTCTGCTCCGGTCCATGAAGATAGCGGCCGTGGTGTCCTCCTACTGGTTCATCTCGATCACTATGGTGTTCCTCAACAACCACCTGCTGGATAACAAAGACCTGGACGCCCCGCTGTTCATCACCTTCTACCAGTGCCTGGTGACGGTGGGGCTGTGTCTGCTCCTGCAGCTCCTGTCCAGCAGATGTCCGACTCTCATCGACTTCCCTTCCTTCAAGTTCGACCTGAAGACCTCCCGGGAGGTGCTGCCGTTGTCTATCGTTTTCATAAGCATGATCACCTTCAACAACCTGTGTCTGAAGAACCTGGGAGTGGCCTTCTACACGGTGGGCCGGTCCCTTAGCACCGTGTTCAACGTGCTGCTGTCCTACCTCATCCTGAAGCAGACCACCTCCGTCAGGGCCCTGCTGTGCTGCGGGGTCATCCTGG GGGGCTTCTGGCTGGGGGTGGACCaggagggtctgggggggtctcTCTCCTGGACGGGGGTCTTCTTCGGGGTCCTGGCCAGCGCCTGCGTCTCTCTGAACGCCATCTACACCAAGAAGGTGATGGCCGCGGTGGAGGGCAACATCTGGAAGCTGTCCTTCTACAACAACGTCAACGCCTGCGTGCTGTTCGTGCCGCTGGTGCTGGTGTTCGGCGAGCTGGGCCACCTGGCGCGCTTCAGCCGGCTGCTGGAGCCCTCCTTCTGGGCCATGATGACGCTGGGCGGCGTCTTCGGCTTCGCCATCGGCTACGTCACAGGCCTGCAGATCAAGTACACCAGCCCGCTGACCCACAACGTGTCGGGCACGGCGAAGGCCTGCGCCCAGACGCTGATCGCCGTGGTGTACTACCACTCCTCCAAAGGCCTGCTGTGGTGGACCTCCAACCTCATGGTGCTGGGGGGGTCCTCGGCCTACACCTGGGTGAAGAGCCTGGAGATGAAGAAGGTGCAGCAGGTTCCCAAGGACGGggacaaggagaagctgctgccCCTGGGAGGGGCCGAGAGCAGCAGCGCTGTGTAG